Proteins from a genomic interval of Desulfuromonas thiophila:
- a CDS encoding acylphosphatase, with product MTIIRVHLQIAGRVQGVGYRAFTHQQAQLQGLSGYVRNLADGRVEAVAEGSENAIEALIRACRRGPQLARVDQVQLRLLDATGEFSDFLIRR from the coding sequence ATGACCATCATCCGCGTACATCTGCAGATCGCCGGCCGGGTGCAGGGTGTCGGCTATCGTGCCTTCACCCATCAGCAGGCCCAGCTGCAGGGCCTGAGCGGCTATGTCCGCAACCTTGCCGATGGCCGCGTCGAAGCCGTCGCCGAAGGCAGTGAAAACGCCATCGAAGCCCTGATCCGAGCCTGCCGCCGTGGGCCGCAGCTGGCGCGGGTGGATCAGGTGCAGCTGCGGCTGCTCGACGCCACCGGCGAATTCAGCGACTTTCTGATTCGTCGCTGA
- the ligA gene encoding NAD-dependent DNA ligase LigA, with product MPVETPSEALIARHQQLCRQLHHHSWRYHSLDQPEITDAAYDALFGELRQIETRYPQLITPDSPSQRVGSPPDSAFSSVGHLQPMLSLDNAFDETGLREFDQRLRSHLQLADPIDYLCELKMDGVAVALRYEQGRLAMAATRGDGHSGEDIRANIRTLATVPLRLRPGAPDLLEVRGEVYMELAAFRQLNQQREEQGQNAFANPRNAAAGSLRQLDPHETARRPLKIFCYGVGACSATLPDRQQQVLLQLQDWGLRINRSHLYPATGIEAVWQLCQRLAGLRETLPYEIDGLVVKVDQLALHDRLGSTSRAPRWAIAYKFAARQGRTRLRQVQLQVGRTGAITPVALLEPVSVGGVTISRASLHNWDEIARLDVRIGDEVIVERAGDVIPDLVAVVSERRDGSEQPIPLPQQCPVCGAPVARLRDEVVPRCQGLRCPAQLKGQLKHFVSRQGMDIDGLGEKIIEQLLGQGLVHTLADLYQLRSEQLLPLERMGAKKAANLLAAIDASKTRPLHRLLAALGIRHVGEHVARLLAEAFGTLDALMAASAEELQQIHAIGPQVSDSLQHFFANPDNRAVLQQLHNSGVRPPAASAPAPPTATGIFAGKTLVLTGTLQQLSRSEAKSHIEAAGGRVSSALSGKTDYLVVGENPGSKLRQAETLGVPCLSEKDLLQHLSAGDSAGKEQP from the coding sequence ATGCCTGTCGAAACGCCCAGCGAAGCCCTTATCGCCCGCCACCAGCAGCTGTGCCGGCAGCTGCACCACCACAGCTGGCGCTACCACAGTCTCGACCAGCCGGAAATCACCGACGCCGCCTACGATGCCCTGTTCGGCGAGCTGCGCCAGATCGAGACACGCTATCCGCAGCTGATTACGCCCGACTCGCCGAGCCAGCGCGTCGGCAGCCCGCCCGACAGTGCCTTCAGCAGCGTAGGCCATCTGCAGCCGATGCTGTCCCTCGATAACGCTTTCGATGAAACCGGTCTGCGCGAATTCGATCAACGCCTGCGCAGCCACCTGCAGCTCGCCGATCCCATTGATTATCTGTGCGAACTGAAGATGGATGGCGTTGCCGTTGCCCTGCGCTATGAACAGGGCCGGCTGGCTATGGCCGCCACCCGCGGCGACGGCCACAGTGGCGAGGATATCCGTGCCAATATCCGCACCCTGGCAACGGTACCGCTGCGGTTGCGGCCAGGAGCGCCCGATTTGCTGGAGGTGCGTGGTGAGGTATACATGGAGCTGGCCGCCTTCCGTCAACTCAACCAGCAGCGCGAGGAACAGGGGCAGAATGCCTTTGCCAACCCGCGCAACGCTGCCGCCGGCAGTCTGCGCCAGCTCGACCCGCACGAAACCGCTCGTCGACCATTGAAGATCTTCTGCTATGGCGTCGGCGCCTGCAGCGCCACCCTGCCCGATCGGCAGCAGCAGGTGCTGCTGCAGTTGCAGGACTGGGGGCTGCGCATCAACCGGTCGCACCTGTATCCGGCCACCGGCATTGAGGCCGTCTGGCAGCTCTGCCAGCGGCTGGCCGGCCTGCGCGAAACCCTGCCCTACGAAATCGACGGCCTGGTTGTCAAGGTTGACCAGTTGGCCCTGCACGACCGGCTTGGCAGCACCAGCCGGGCACCACGCTGGGCCATTGCCTACAAGTTCGCCGCCCGCCAGGGTCGAACCCGTCTGCGGCAGGTACAATTGCAGGTGGGCCGCACCGGCGCCATCACACCGGTGGCCCTGCTCGAACCGGTCAGCGTCGGCGGCGTGACCATCAGCCGCGCCAGCCTGCACAACTGGGATGAAATCGCCCGTCTTGACGTGCGCATCGGCGACGAGGTCATTGTCGAGCGAGCCGGCGATGTCATCCCCGACCTGGTGGCAGTGGTCAGCGAGCGACGCGACGGCAGCGAACAGCCGATTCCCCTGCCGCAGCAATGCCCGGTGTGCGGCGCGCCAGTGGCTCGCCTGCGGGACGAGGTCGTACCGCGCTGTCAGGGCCTGCGCTGCCCGGCCCAGCTCAAGGGCCAGCTCAAGCATTTTGTATCACGCCAGGGCATGGACATTGACGGTCTGGGGGAGAAGATCATCGAGCAACTGCTCGGCCAGGGTCTGGTTCACACCCTGGCCGATCTCTATCAGCTGCGCAGCGAACAGCTGCTGCCACTGGAACGCATGGGCGCGAAAAAGGCCGCCAATCTGCTTGCCGCCATCGATGCCAGCAAAACCCGACCACTGCACCGCCTGCTGGCCGCCCTCGGCATACGCCACGTTGGTGAACATGTCGCCCGGCTGTTGGCCGAGGCCTTTGGTACCCTAGATGCGCTGATGGCCGCCAGCGCAGAGGAACTGCAACAGATTCACGCCATCGGTCCCCAGGTCAGCGACAGCCTGCAGCACTTCTTCGCCAATCCCGACAACCGCGCTGTTCTGCAGCAGCTGCACAACAGCGGGGTGCGCCCGCCAGCAGCCAGCGCGCCGGCCCCGCCGACAGCAACAGGCATTTTTGCCGGCAAGACCCTGGTTCTGACCGGCACCCTGCAGCAACTCAGCCGCAGCGAAGCCAAGTCCCACATCGAAGCGGCTGGCGGCCGGGTCAGCAGTGCCCTGAGTGGCAAAACCGACTATCTGGTGGTCGGGGAAAATCCCGGCAGCAAACTGCGCCAGGCCGAAACCCTGGGCGTGCCCTGCCTGAGCGAGAAGGACTTACTGCAACATCTCAGCGCCGGTGACAGCGCCGGCAAGGAGCAGCCATGA
- a CDS encoding HlyC/CorC family transporter — MEQLWLDLTLMGFLFVASAFFSGSETALLAMDRTRVSYLVEKNRRGAQELAALLGRPEWLLGGILVGNNLVNIALSVIATGFFVRLYGVHGEWLTIVVLTPLLLIISEVCPKTYAARRSERLAFKVLTPIRLILTLLSPATWLVTRFSLLMTRLLKADQEQVGLSADEIQTIIALGARAGALPGEQHSMLHGVFELGQIRVRDVMIPRTEVVGVSVAASYGELFDQIKTSPHSRFPVYDGSLDNIVGVVHAKDVLRFIDQPQAFDMRSQMREPYFVPESKLAQALLQAFRRRRVHLAVVIDEYGGVEGIVTLEDVLEEIVGEIQDEYDAEEPYLTALAPGQFLVEGGTPLRLLRRRFGVDFAGEEATTLAGLMLCELGRIPQEGDRCEVAGLTLIARKVELHRIEQIEILLPEN; from the coding sequence GTGGAGCAGCTGTGGCTCGATCTGACCCTGATGGGGTTTTTGTTCGTGGCATCGGCGTTTTTTTCCGGCTCGGAAACGGCGCTACTGGCCATGGATCGTACCCGGGTCAGCTATCTGGTAGAAAAAAACCGGCGGGGCGCGCAGGAGCTGGCGGCCTTGTTGGGACGGCCGGAGTGGTTGCTCGGTGGCATTCTGGTCGGTAATAATCTGGTCAATATCGCGCTGTCGGTTATTGCCACCGGTTTCTTTGTCCGGCTGTACGGTGTCCATGGCGAATGGCTGACCATCGTCGTGCTGACGCCGTTGCTGCTGATTATTTCCGAGGTCTGCCCCAAAACCTATGCTGCCCGTCGTTCCGAGCGGCTGGCCTTTAAGGTGTTGACACCCATCCGGCTGATTTTGACCTTACTGTCACCCGCGACCTGGCTGGTGACCCGTTTCTCCCTGCTGATGACCCGATTGCTCAAGGCGGACCAGGAGCAGGTCGGTCTGTCTGCCGATGAGATTCAGACCATTATTGCGCTGGGGGCGCGCGCCGGCGCTCTGCCGGGCGAGCAGCACAGCATGCTGCACGGTGTGTTCGAGCTGGGGCAGATTCGGGTGCGCGATGTCATGATTCCGCGCACCGAGGTGGTCGGGGTTTCGGTGGCGGCCAGTTATGGCGAGCTGTTCGATCAGATCAAGACCTCGCCCCATTCGCGCTTTCCGGTTTATGACGGCAGTCTGGACAATATTGTTGGCGTGGTGCATGCCAAGGATGTGTTGCGTTTTATCGATCAGCCGCAGGCGTTTGATATGCGCAGTCAGATGCGAGAACCCTATTTCGTGCCCGAAAGCAAGCTGGCGCAGGCATTGCTGCAGGCCTTTCGCCGCCGCCGGGTGCATCTGGCCGTGGTGATTGACGAGTATGGCGGTGTCGAGGGTATTGTGACACTGGAGGACGTGCTGGAAGAAATCGTCGGTGAAATTCAGGACGAATACGATGCCGAGGAACCCTATCTGACAGCGCTGGCGCCGGGACAGTTTCTGGTGGAAGGCGGCACCCCGCTGCGTCTGTTGCGCCGCCGCTTTGGTGTCGATTTTGCCGGCGAAGAGGCGACGACCCTGGCCGGCCTGATGCTGTGCGAACTGGGGCGGATTCCGCAGGAGGGTGACCGTTGCGAGGTGGCCGGCCTGACCCTGATTGCTCGCAAGGTGGAGCTGCACCGGATCGAACAGATCGAGATTTTGTTGCCGGAGAATTGA
- a CDS encoding division/cell wall cluster transcriptional repressor MraZ, whose product MGFSGEYFNSIDAKGRLSIPARLRSLLQDEFGDDQLVVTRAREALVAYPVSRWSEICAAVDAMPNGPQRDLIYRNRISPAIEAGFDSQGRIALTPSLRQIAGFEKDVVIVGVGEKIELWSHTRFIAQMQASEEQLAGLSSELGALGF is encoded by the coding sequence GTGGGTTTTTCCGGCGAATACTTCAACAGCATTGACGCCAAAGGCCGGTTGAGTATCCCGGCGCGGTTGCGCAGTCTGCTGCAGGATGAGTTCGGCGACGACCAGCTGGTGGTCACCCGTGCCCGCGAGGCGCTGGTGGCCTATCCGGTATCGCGCTGGAGTGAGATTTGTGCCGCCGTTGATGCCATGCCCAACGGGCCACAGCGTGACCTGATTTACCGTAACCGCATCAGTCCGGCCATTGAGGCCGGCTTCGACAGTCAGGGCCGTATCGCCCTGACGCCTTCGTTGCGACAGATCGCCGGCTTTGAAAAGGACGTGGTCATTGTCGGCGTTGGCGAGAAGATCGAACTCTGGAGCCACACCCGCTTTATCGCCCAGATGCAGGCGTCGGAAGAACAGCTGGCGGGCCTGTCGAGCGAACTTGGCGCATTGGGATTCTAG
- the rsmH gene encoding 16S rRNA (cytosine(1402)-N(4))-methyltransferase RsmH, with the protein MDDFRHQPVLLQEVLALLNLHPGARVLDGTVGGAGHARAILEATAPDGQLIGLDRDPRAVQQAREQLACFGARCRIEQANFSDAGAVLCREGWAGVDAMLLDLGVSSHQLDSAGRGFSFRQEAPLDMRMDQSQGLTAAELVNQADVEQLAQIFKKYGEERWARKIARRIERVRQLQPIRTTTELATLVQETVPGGLVPARIHPATRVFQALRIAVNEELAHLEIGLARALNLLNPGAVLAVISFHSLEDRIVKNLFRAEADPCVCPPRLPLCCCGKQKRVEILTRRGVRASEQEIADNPRARSAVLRAVRRLAV; encoded by the coding sequence TTGGATGATTTTCGGCATCAACCGGTTCTGCTGCAGGAGGTCTTGGCCCTGCTTAATCTTCATCCGGGTGCCCGTGTGCTTGATGGCACGGTTGGCGGGGCAGGTCATGCCCGTGCCATCCTGGAGGCCACGGCACCAGACGGGCAGCTGATCGGGCTTGACCGGGATCCGCGCGCGGTGCAGCAGGCCCGCGAACAGCTGGCTTGCTTTGGGGCGCGCTGTCGTATCGAGCAGGCGAATTTTTCTGACGCCGGAGCTGTTCTCTGTCGCGAGGGCTGGGCTGGCGTCGATGCCATGCTGCTGGATCTGGGGGTATCGTCACACCAACTCGATAGCGCCGGTCGGGGTTTCTCCTTTCGCCAGGAAGCGCCGCTGGACATGCGTATGGATCAGAGCCAGGGCTTGACGGCGGCCGAACTGGTGAACCAGGCCGATGTCGAGCAGCTGGCACAGATCTTTAAAAAATATGGTGAGGAGCGCTGGGCCCGCAAGATTGCCCGCCGTATCGAACGGGTGCGGCAGCTGCAGCCCATCCGTACCACCACCGAACTGGCGACGCTGGTTCAGGAAACCGTGCCGGGCGGGCTGGTGCCGGCGCGGATTCACCCGGCTACCCGGGTATTTCAGGCTCTGCGCATTGCCGTTAACGAGGAACTGGCTCATCTGGAAATTGGTCTGGCGCGCGCCCTGAATCTGCTCAATCCCGGTGCTGTGCTGGCCGTGATCAGTTTTCATTCGCTCGAAGACCGGATTGTCAAAAACCTGTTCCGGGCCGAGGCCGATCCCTGTGTCTGCCCGCCGCGGCTGCCACTGTGTTGCTGTGGCAAGCAGAAACGGGTGGAGATCCTTACGCGCCGTGGGGTGCGGGCCTCGGAGCAGGAAATTGCAGATAATCCGCGGGCACGCAGTGCCGTGCTGCGGGCGGTGCGCCGGCTGGCTGTCTAG
- a CDS encoding penicillin-binding protein, protein MKAHKPSASERANRRRPDPKQEVRAVRRRIRFIAGCFVVLCAVLALRAFYLQVLSAPQWQERARNQHRKIIPLTPQRGALFDAQGEALAVSLEADSAYVNPEFLHRILAQQADGAGRLSQMAAAIAPLIGEKPQWVLERMQRDKKFVWLKRRMAPDRAAALRALELPGVFFTREHKRWYPNGRVASQVIGFSGIDNRGLEGLERRYDPLIAGDGGYLVTRKDASGRSLGSGERVEAGRRGRDLYLTIDKQIQYIAEHELAEAVTSSKARGGVAVVMEPASGRVLAMASQPDYDPNQFGRFPAATRRNRVVCDSYEPGSTFKLFLLAAALNEELFKPQQQIDCTKSGHYAIGGKVIHDHRALGVLTVADVLKFSSNIGCAKIAQQLGRETFYRYLREFGFGQLTQIDFDGEVGGLLRAPQDWFEIDLAAISFGQGVTVTPLQLATATCAVVNGGRLMQPYLVERIVDPRTGAEQLHSPREVRQVLRPAVAQQLRDMMVRVADVDGTGSRARVPGFLVGGKTGTAQKVDPVTGTYSVDKRVSSFVGFAPAEAPRLVVLVALDEPRGEVYGGILAAPVFSRIVEQTLRYLRVAPTQPLEDASRTARPSSPPPREVAPALLSEMPPVPTQNGAPQSRMPDFKGLTARDVLALMARSGLNLRIEGYGRVVRQQPAAGQALDATTPLTLYLQPPQEAIYATD, encoded by the coding sequence TTGAAAGCACACAAACCCTCCGCATCTGAGCGCGCCAATCGCCGCCGTCCCGATCCCAAGCAGGAGGTTCGCGCCGTTCGGCGGCGCATCCGTTTTATCGCCGGTTGCTTCGTTGTGCTCTGCGCGGTGCTGGCGCTGCGTGCCTTCTATCTGCAGGTGCTCAGTGCGCCGCAGTGGCAGGAACGAGCGCGCAACCAGCATCGCAAGATTATTCCCCTGACGCCCCAGCGGGGTGCCCTGTTCGATGCCCAGGGCGAAGCGCTGGCGGTTTCACTGGAGGCCGATTCGGCCTATGTCAATCCGGAATTTCTGCATCGTATTCTGGCGCAGCAGGCTGACGGCGCTGGGCGACTGTCGCAAATGGCCGCAGCCATCGCCCCCCTGATCGGTGAGAAACCGCAATGGGTGCTGGAGCGGATGCAGCGGGACAAAAAATTTGTCTGGCTCAAGCGTCGTATGGCGCCGGATCGTGCCGCCGCGCTGCGGGCGCTGGAGCTACCGGGCGTTTTCTTCACGCGAGAGCACAAGCGTTGGTACCCCAACGGCCGGGTTGCCAGTCAGGTGATCGGTTTTTCCGGTATCGATAATCGTGGTCTCGAAGGACTGGAGCGCCGCTACGACCCGCTGATTGCTGGCGATGGTGGCTACCTGGTGACGCGCAAGGATGCCAGCGGTCGCAGCCTCGGTAGTGGTGAACGGGTCGAAGCGGGCCGTCGCGGGCGTGATCTGTACCTGACGATCGACAAGCAGATCCAGTATATCGCCGAGCATGAATTGGCTGAAGCGGTGACCAGCAGTAAAGCCCGGGGTGGGGTGGCGGTGGTGATGGAACCGGCCTCCGGCCGGGTGCTGGCGATGGCCAGCCAGCCCGATTACGATCCTAACCAGTTTGGCCGCTTTCCCGCGGCGACCCGGCGCAACCGGGTGGTGTGCGACAGTTATGAACCGGGGTCGACCTTCAAGCTGTTTTTACTGGCGGCGGCGCTTAACGAAGAGCTGTTTAAACCGCAGCAACAGATCGATTGCACCAAAAGCGGCCATTACGCCATCGGTGGCAAGGTGATTCATGATCATCGGGCCCTGGGGGTTCTGACGGTTGCCGATGTGCTCAAATTCAGTTCCAATATCGGTTGCGCCAAGATTGCCCAGCAGCTTGGGCGGGAAACCTTTTATCGCTATCTGCGCGAATTCGGTTTCGGTCAGCTGACGCAGATCGATTTCGATGGCGAGGTCGGTGGGTTGTTGCGCGCGCCGCAGGACTGGTTCGAGATTGATCTGGCGGCCATCTCCTTTGGTCAGGGGGTCACCGTGACACCTCTGCAGCTGGCGACGGCTACCTGCGCCGTGGTGAATGGTGGCCGGCTGATGCAGCCCTATCTGGTGGAGCGCATTGTCGATCCTCGCACCGGTGCCGAGCAGCTGCATAGCCCGCGTGAGGTGCGTCAGGTATTGCGTCCGGCGGTGGCGCAGCAGTTGCGTGACATGATGGTGCGGGTGGCGGATGTCGATGGCACCGGCTCGCGAGCCCGGGTGCCCGGTTTCCTGGTTGGCGGCAAGACCGGTACCGCGCAGAAGGTTGATCCGGTGACCGGCACCTATTCGGTTGACAAGCGTGTGTCCTCCTTTGTTGGCTTTGCGCCGGCCGAGGCACCACGGCTGGTGGTATTGGTGGCGCTGGATGAACCGCGGGGCGAGGTCTATGGCGGTATCCTGGCCGCCCCGGTTTTTTCCCGTATCGTCGAACAGACCCTGCGCTATCTGCGGGTAGCGCCGACGCAGCCGCTGGAGGATGCGTCCCGGACAGCGCGTCCATCGTCGCCGCCTCCGCGCGAGGTGGCGCCGGCGCTGCTGTCCGAGATGCCGCCTGTGCCGACGCAAAATGGCGCGCCGCAATCGCGCATGCCTGATTTCAAGGGCTTGACCGCCCGCGACGTGCTGGCGCTGATGGCCCGCAGCGGCCTGAATTTGCGTATCGAGGGTTATGGCCGCGTGGTGCGCCAACAGCCCGCCGCCGGACAGGCCCTTGACGCCACGACCCCCCTGACCCTCTATCTGCAACCCCCGCAGGAGGCCATCTATGCAACTGACTGA
- a CDS encoding UDP-N-acetylmuramoyl-L-alanyl-D-glutamate--2,6-diaminopimelate ligase — MQLTELLSQIDGRQLSGPVDLCPTLLCHDSRQVCEGALFFALPGAQQDGHAFVPAAIAAGACAVVVERPLPVPESVALIQVADCRRAMARMAAAWYGFPARQLLCIGVTGTNGKTTLTYLIEALLRQAGHRPAVIGTISNRFDGYSQPASHTTPESIDLQALLADFCQRGATALVMEVSSHALQQQRVFGIDFAIGLFTNLTPEHLDYHADMEQYFAAKQRLFCGDMPGCRQAVIHLGDAYGQRLWQCRPDALTVALEQDAAVRPLAVRQSLAGIEARIATPAGPVELRSALVGRFNLENLCCALGVGCCLGLDTEALARALGQVAAVPGRLERIENTLDALVLVDYAHTGDALEKALQAVADLRPRRILTVFGCGGDRDPRKRPVMGAVAVAASDLTVVTSDNPRTEDPLAIIDQICAGIRDPRVVRCAPETVPPVGSAYVVIPDRAAAIAWAVEQLRGGDVLLVAGKGHEDYQIIGSRKQHFDDREQLRLALRQRGALPRNGR, encoded by the coding sequence ATGCAACTGACTGAACTGCTGTCTCAGATTGATGGCCGCCAGCTCAGCGGGCCGGTCGATCTGTGCCCCACCCTGCTGTGCCATGATTCGCGTCAGGTGTGCGAGGGGGCGTTGTTTTTTGCTTTGCCCGGTGCCCAGCAGGATGGCCATGCCTTCGTGCCCGCCGCTATTGCCGCCGGCGCCTGTGCCGTTGTGGTGGAACGGCCACTGCCGGTGCCAGAGTCTGTTGCTCTGATTCAGGTGGCGGACTGCCGTCGCGCCATGGCCCGGATGGCAGCGGCCTGGTACGGTTTTCCGGCCCGGCAGCTGCTTTGTATCGGGGTGACCGGCACCAACGGCAAAACCACCCTGACCTATCTGATTGAGGCGCTACTGCGCCAGGCCGGTCATCGGCCAGCGGTAATCGGTACCATCAGCAACCGGTTTGACGGCTACAGTCAGCCGGCCAGTCATACTACCCCTGAGTCCATTGACCTGCAGGCCCTGCTGGCCGACTTCTGCCAGCGCGGCGCCACCGCTCTGGTGATGGAGGTGTCGTCCCATGCCTTGCAGCAGCAGCGGGTGTTCGGTATCGATTTTGCCATTGGCCTGTTTACCAACCTGACCCCCGAGCATCTCGACTACCATGCCGATATGGAACAGTACTTCGCGGCCAAGCAGCGGCTGTTTTGCGGTGACATGCCGGGTTGCCGGCAGGCGGTGATTCATCTGGGTGACGCTTATGGGCAGCGGCTGTGGCAATGCCGCCCCGATGCCCTGACCGTGGCGTTGGAGCAGGATGCGGCGGTGCGGCCATTGGCGGTGCGGCAGAGCCTGGCCGGGATTGAGGCCCGGATTGCCACGCCGGCCGGGCCGGTGGAGCTGCGATCGGCCTTGGTGGGGCGCTTCAATCTGGAAAATCTGTGCTGTGCCCTGGGCGTGGGCTGCTGTCTGGGCTTGGACACGGAGGCCTTGGCCCGTGCCCTGGGACAGGTAGCGGCTGTGCCGGGCCGGCTGGAACGAATTGAAAATACCCTGGATGCGTTGGTGCTGGTTGACTACGCCCATACCGGTGATGCGCTGGAAAAGGCCCTGCAGGCTGTCGCTGATCTGCGGCCGCGGCGGATTCTGACGGTTTTCGGCTGTGGTGGCGATCGTGACCCGCGCAAGCGGCCGGTCATGGGCGCCGTGGCCGTGGCTGCCAGCGATCTGACGGTGGTGACGTCGGACAATCCACGCACCGAGGATCCGCTGGCGATTATTGACCAGATCTGCGCCGGTATTCGCGACCCGCGCGTGGTGCGCTGCGCGCCGGAGACAGTGCCACCGGTCGGGTCGGCCTATGTCGTGATTCCTGACCGGGCGGCAGCCATTGCCTGGGCGGTGGAGCAGCTGCGTGGCGGCGATGTGTTGCTGGTGGCCGGGAAGGGCCATGAGGATTATCAGATCATCGGAAGCCGTAAACAGCATTTCGATGATCGTGAGCAGCTGCGCCTGGCGCTGCGGCAACGCGGCGCCCTGCCGCGGAACGGACGGTGA
- a CDS encoding UDP-N-acetylmuramoyl-tripeptide--D-alanyl-D-alanine ligase translates to MQWSCQQILDIVGGRLVGAGQATVLPQLVTGVSTDSRTLQSGDLFIPLRGPHYDGHDYLRQAVEHGAAACLSEEVVGGLPVPVIQVGNCLTALGQLARSVRRGFAGPVAAITGTSGKTSTKEMLASILSLREEGLRTLGNYNNLIGLPLTLCRLESAHRFMVLEMGMSAPGEIDQLARIAEPTLAIITNIGAGHLQGLGSVRGVARAKAELLAHLKPGSLALLNADDPELMRLSLPAGVIRQTFGLGATADVRATDLRPGRAMQFCLHCPAGSVELTLPLPGRHQVYNALAAAAAALHLGRDLEEVVAGLQRVRMAAARLEVRELSDGTTLLDDSYNANPQSMQAALEVLHSWPCRGRRIAVLADMLELGEAAAGCHEDVGAFAAARVDYLLALGNYREALLGGAARAGLALDCCLACDSHDAMARWLAEQVRPDDCVLVKGSRGMRMETVVEFLLRQAGKVA, encoded by the coding sequence ATGCAATGGAGCTGTCAGCAAATTCTGGACATCGTGGGTGGGCGTCTGGTCGGTGCCGGCCAGGCGACGGTGTTGCCACAGCTGGTAACGGGCGTATCGACCGATAGCCGGACCCTGCAGTCAGGTGATCTGTTCATTCCGCTCCGTGGTCCCCATTATGACGGTCACGATTATCTGCGCCAAGCCGTCGAGCATGGTGCGGCGGCCTGCCTGAGCGAGGAGGTGGTTGGTGGTCTGCCCGTGCCGGTGATCCAGGTCGGCAATTGCCTGACGGCTCTGGGGCAGTTGGCCCGTTCGGTGCGGCGTGGTTTTGCCGGGCCGGTGGCGGCCATCACCGGCACCAGCGGCAAAACCTCGACCAAGGAAATGCTGGCCAGCATCCTCTCTTTGCGCGAGGAGGGCCTGCGCACTCTGGGCAACTACAACAATCTGATCGGGCTGCCCCTGACCCTGTGCCGGCTGGAGAGTGCTCATCGCTTTATGGTGCTGGAAATGGGCATGAGTGCGCCGGGTGAAATCGATCAGCTGGCGCGGATCGCCGAACCAACCCTGGCTATTATCACCAATATCGGAGCCGGGCACCTGCAGGGACTTGGCAGTGTCCGTGGCGTGGCGCGGGCCAAGGCCGAACTGCTGGCTCATCTCAAGCCGGGCAGTCTGGCCCTGCTCAATGCCGATGATCCCGAGCTGATGCGCCTGAGCCTGCCTGCCGGTGTGATTCGCCAGACCTTTGGCCTGGGTGCCACAGCCGACGTCAGGGCCACTGACCTGCGACCGGGTCGCGCCATGCAGTTTTGTCTGCACTGTCCGGCCGGCAGTGTCGAACTGACATTGCCACTGCCGGGTCGTCACCAGGTGTACAACGCGTTGGCGGCGGCCGCTGCGGCTCTGCATCTGGGGCGTGACCTGGAAGAGGTTGTCGCGGGGTTGCAGCGTGTTCGCATGGCTGCGGCGCGACTGGAGGTGCGTGAACTCAGTGACGGCACCACTTTGCTGGATGATAGCTACAACGCCAATCCGCAGTCGATGCAGGCGGCCCTGGAGGTGCTGCATAGCTGGCCCTGTCGTGGTCGCCGGATTGCCGTACTGGCCGATATGCTGGAGTTGGGTGAAGCGGCGGCCGGCTGTCATGAGGATGTTGGTGCCTTTGCTGCGGCGCGGGTGGACTATCTGCTGGCACTGGGGAACTACCGTGAGGCGCTGCTTGGTGGCGCTGCTCGTGCCGGCCTGGCGCTCGACTGCTGCCTGGCCTGCGACAGCCATGATGCCATGGCTCGCTGGCTGGCTGAACAGGTGCGGCCGGATGATTGTGTGCTGGTCAAGGGATCGCGCGGCATGCGGATGGAAACCGTCGTCGAATTTCTGTTGCGCCAGGCGGGTAAAGTCGCGTAA